A stretch of the Aspergillus puulaauensis MK2 DNA, chromosome 6, nearly complete sequence genome encodes the following:
- a CDS encoding NAD(P)/FAD-dependent oxidoreductase (COG:E;~EggNog:ENOG410PJ6Z;~InterPro:IPR006076,IPR036188;~PFAM:PF01266;~go_function: GO:0016491 - oxidoreductase activity [Evidence IEA];~go_process: GO:0055114 - oxidation-reduction process [Evidence IEA]) — protein MSAPSLAPNSITSFWRTEPHHLDNHRSTESLPAECDIVIVGAGYAGASVTHHILEQTESSNRPAIVILEGRQACSGATGRNGGHLKPDPYNRIASLATEHGVDAATEVAEFEARHVDAIQRLVEEEKIDCELTVTDAIDVQLSAGHAQSLKDGYDRLVASGCEPTKKTRYIAPAEAEKFSGMKGAAACFTYKAGHLWPYKLVMHLLEKAVQRGVNLQTHTPVTSIIESHSPSTNRYIVHTPRGTVAAKKVIVATNGYTSSILPQYKDRIVPVRGTCSRIIVPPPFNTPSRQLTKTYTIRHNSWNYDYLIPRKDGSIVVGGARPAFINSPDNWYNVSDDSRVLESAVRYFDNYMQRHFVGWEGSHAYTDRVWTGIMGYSADGLPHVGLVPGKTDQWVIGGFTGHGMPQVFLAAEGLARMVLQGIGFRHSGLPRLFETTQARLDSKAKHIMKTVYEERTVSRL, from the exons ATGTCAGCACCTTCGCTCGCGCCCAACTCAATCACATCCTTCTGGCGAACCGAGCCTCACCATCTTGACAACCATCGCTCCACCGAGTCTCTCCCAGCAGAATGTGACATTGTGATCGTGGGCGCGGGGTATGCCGGTGCATCTGTAACGCATCATATCCTAGAGCAAACGGAGAGTTCGAATCGCCCGGCGATCGTTATCTTGGAAGGCCGGCAGGCCTGTTCAGGCGCGACGGGGAGAAATG GCGGCCATCTGAAGCCAGACCCGTACAATCGCATTGCAAGTCTAGCAACCGAGCATGGAGTCGATGCGGCGACTGAGGTGGCGGAGTTCGAGGCACGGCATGTTGATGCTATACAGCGCttggttgaggaagaaaagatcgACTGTGAGCTGACGGTGACCGACGCAATTGACGTACAGCTTAGTGCAGGGCATGCCCAGAGTCTCAAGGATGGATACGACCGGTTAGTCGCCAGTGGCTGCGAGCCTACGAAGAAGACACGGTACATCGCGCctgcagaagcagagaag TTCTCAGGGATGAAGGGGGCCGCTGCTTGCTTCACCTACAAAGCAGGGCACCTATGGCCGTATAAACTGGTCATGCATCTACTTGAAAAGGCTGTCCAGCGTGGAGTAAACCTGCAAACACACACGCCTGTCACTTCTATCATTGAATCCCATTCACCATCGACCAATCGCTACATAGTCCACACTCCCAGAGGCACCGTCGCCGCAAAGAAAGTCATAGTAGCAACCAACGGCTACACGtcctccatcctcccccAATACAAAGACCGCATCGTGCCTGTCAGAGGAACATGCAGTCGGATTATTGTCCCTCCCCCTTTCAATACTCCTAGCAGGCAATTAACCAAGACGTACACCATCCGACACAACAGCTGGAACTACGACTACCTGATCCCCCGCAAGGACGGGAGCATTGTTGTCGGCGGCGCGAGACCGGCATTCATCAATAGCCCGGATAATTGGTACAATGTCAGCGATGATAGTCGTGTCCTAGAGTCGGCGGTGCGGTATTTTGATAATTACATGCAGAGGCATTTTGTGGGTTGGGAGGGGAGTCATGCATATACAGACCGGGTGTGGACTGGGA TTATGGGATACTCTGCCGACGGCCTTCCACATGTCGGACTGGTCCCTGGAAAGACAGATCAATGGGTCATTGGCGGCTTCACCGGACACGGTATGCCGCAGGTCTTTCTTGCGGCGGAGGGTCTGGCCAGGATGGTTCTCCAGGGAATCGGTTTTAGGCACAGTGGACTTCCACGGCTGTTCGAGACGACACAGGCAAGACTGGACTCGAAGGCAAAGCACATAATGAAGACTGTATACGAGGAAAGGACCGTGTCACGGCTTTAG
- a CDS encoding uncharacterized protein (COG:O;~EggNog:ENOG410Q1EN), protein MEGSWVRRLLHGNALGRAAIAHLWKQVDADIHAFANYDSHPKMDRLRPEASAIKCTSIGGIANHADLWETIRDPNVHIHRASIAQVSSKLPDTSIDLSDGTHIPAVDLLVHATGWKFAVPISFDPPALGAHLGLPYQTGSEYDWEPIEQEVESKMRSDLDASLFKHAAPPTRGVHHLYRRIASPSLIAEGDRSFAAMGALYNGAVSVVAEVQALWAVAFLTGGLDEICDGPLSNPEKVFESVAEDVVWSGLTGTALNVDTLPYNDMLMRDLGLNRYRAGGRWWKELVAVYGPRSYAGIVDEWMEMRARGRE, encoded by the exons ATGGAGGGATCCTGGGTACGGCGGCTGCTCCATGGAAACGCACTGGGCCGAGCGGCGATAGCCCATCTGTGGAAGCAGGTCGACGCGGATATTCACGCCTTTGCAAACTACGATTCGCACCCAAAGATGGACAGGTTGCGTCCGGAAGCGAG CGCAATCAAATGCACGTCGATTGGTGGAATCGCCAACCACGCAGATCTCTGGGAGACGATCCGTGATCCAAATGTTCACATCCATCGAGCAAGCATTGCCCAAGTCTCGAGCAAATTGCCAGACACGAGTATTGATCTCAGCGATGGGACTCATATTCCAGCCGTTGACCTCCTTGTCCACGCAACGGGGTGGAAGTTTGCTGTTCCAATTTCATTCGATCCTCCTGCCTTGGGTGCGCATCTCGGGCTGCCATACCAGACAGGGTCGGAGTATGACTGGGAGCCCATTGAGCAAGAGGTCGAGTCCAAGATGCGGTCCGACCTCGACGCCAGCCTCTTCAAGCATGCCGCGCCACCAACGCGTGGTGTCCATCACCTATACCGACGCATCGCATCGCCATCGCTGATTGCAGAGGGAGACCGCTCGTTTGCGGCCATGGGGGCGCTTTACAACGGAGCAGTATCGGTCGTGGCCGAAGTGCAAGCTCTCTGGGCAGTGGCCTTCCTCACTGGCGGACTTGACGAGATCTGCGACGGACCTCTCTCTAATCCAGAGAAGGTGTTTGAAAGTGTGGCAGAGGATGTGGTGTGGAGCGGTCTAACTGGCACGGCACTGAACGTGGACACGCTTCCG TACAATGACATGTTGATGCGCGACCTCGGGCTGAATCGGTACCGGGCAGGTGGACGGTGGTGGAAAGAATTGGTGGCAGTGTATGGACCACGGTCGTATGCAGGAATCGTCGACGAGTGGATGGAAATGCGGGCCAGGGGACGAGAATAA
- a CDS encoding uncharacterized protein (COG:O;~EggNog:ENOG410Q1EN;~InterPro:IPR036188), with translation MPHVIVVGAGFYGLIAAKTYLQVAGGYKKIEKPDQEHQEDDLLILDSASDIGGTWSRDRLYPNLLSQNSYGNYEFSDLPLNTAIPDNSKQEGYSNFIPGWKINRYLHVWTEKWDLRRRIRLNWKVTRVSRLPTKEWALDIVDLTESSSTPFTVTCDKLILATGVTSEPNVPDIAHTGDRPVPAVHARDVGKYCRENFGYQPIPEVKEDLKKETQSPSFPKSVAVYGGAKSAFDLVHLFASLHRNNSSFNIETRPNEPIQVHWIIRDDGHGPAWMVRPTTQLGKTQVPSDQAGCTRMVAVLSP, from the exons ATGCCGCATGTCATTGTCGTGGGCGCTGGTTTCTACGGGCTCATTGCCGCAAAAACGTACCTGCAGGTCGCGGGTGGATATAAAAAGATCGAAAAGCCAGACCAGGAACATCAAGAGGATGATCTCTTGATTCTTGACTCTGCGTCTGATATTGGAGGGACTTGGTCGCGCGACAGGCTGTACCCTAACCTCCTGAGCCAGAACTCTTACGGTAACTACGAGTTCAGCGATCTACCTCTGAACACGGCCATTCCAGATAATTCTAAACAAGAAGGTTATTCCAATTTTATTCCTGGATGGAAGATCAATCGGTATCTGCATGTCTGGACTGAGAAGTGGGATCTGAGGCGGCGGATTCGGTTGAATTGGAAG GTTACTCGTGTTTCTCGGCTGCCCACGAAGGAATGGGCATTGGACATTGTCGACCTGACAGAGTCATCATCTACGCCATTTACTGTTACGTGTGACAAACTTATCCTTGCTACTGGAGTTACCTCTGAGCCCAATGTCCCCGACATCGCGCATACCGGAGACCGCCCTGTCCCCGCCGTTCACGCCAGAGACGTTGGGAAATATTGTCGCGAAAACTTCGGCTACCAACCAATCCCAGAAGTGAAAGAAGATCTCAAGAAAGAAACGCAGTCGCCATCGTTCCCTAAATCAGTCGCTGTGTACGGGGGTGCCAAATCAGCCTTTGATCTTGTTCATCTTTTCGCCTCCCTCCACCGCAACAACTCATCATTTAATATCGAGACACGTCCTAACGAGCCAATTCAGGTGCACTGGATCATCCGTGACGATGGACACGGTCCAGCATGGATGGTCCGACCTACCACTCAATTAGGAAAGACGCAGGTTCCAAGTGACCAGGCTGGTTGTACCAGGATGGTGGCGGTGTTGAGTCCTTGA